A segment of the Bacillus pseudomycoides genome:
CAGTAACCATCATGACTGAGGATAAATCGAACGTTAAACCTAGAAATTCAACTAATTTACCGTGTTCCACTAGTAATTCACCTCTCTTCCCTGCTCTTATACTCTAAATAAAGAAAATCTATGATCATGACAAGATATCCTGTCAGCAATCCTACACCTAAGCTCCACATCGCAATTAAATGCTGATATTTCGCTGCAAATAAAATTAATAGCCCAATCGTGGCAAATCTTGAATATGTACTTACAGCCGTTGCTTTAAATTTCACGTTCTCTCCATTGGTAACGCGATCTAATAGCTTGTCTGTTCTACGTGCAATGATGCGCAAACTAAGAAAACTGAAAATCGTTCCGATAATCAGCCCAAGAAATACATCCTTGTAAGAGGTAAATCCCCATCCTAGCACTAGAAGCGCAAGCAAGTAGTACATATATTTCTTTTGTCTTTGGACAAGTCCATGTACGTCTATCATCATTGCTCTCCCGAATAGTAATGTCGAATGAGTCGAATCATTGCGTAAATCCCTGTTCCTAATCCAAGCAATAAGCCTACAATAAGAAACAACGGAAACGTTCCAACCTTACTATCAATCCATTGCCCACCAAAAATTCCAACAAGAATGGAACCGACTAATTGGGCAAGAATACCTGACATTAAAGCATAAGCTTTTACCGGGTTGCGATCGTTTTTTTGCAAGGATTCACCCCTCCAATATGTAACCCTCATTCACGATGTGTTAATAATAACTCATTTTTCTGCATAAATCCTATACAAATTAAAAAGTTTACTTTTTCGTCACGGAATAGATGCAAATTTGTCACTGAAAGCCCTACCATCTATCCCCGTTGTTAGCATACAATAGGGTATTAGCACTGTCAACGAGAAATCGTAAAAAATCAAAAAATTTGAGTATTAGTCATTTCTTGCCAAAAATGAAAACGTTACCCTTCAAAATACTGGTGAGAGATATCTAATTTCTATCCGATTTTCCTTTATAATAGAAGAAAAAGTTCACAAGTTTGTCACGATTACATTTTTAGGATATAACGTTTTTCTTCTATAATATAGTGCTTCAGAGAAGTTAGACCTCTATAGTATATGTGATATATATGCAAGTTATGTTGTATATACAAAAAATCCCATATATATTTATCCCCCCCTACTCTAAATATATACATAAAAACAGACGAGCAGGGAATCCCTCTCGTCTGTTGTCTTACTTCGTTCCAAATAAACGGTCACCAGCATCGCCAAGACCCGGAACAACATAACCATGGTCATTTAATTTCTCATCTAATGCCGCTACATAAATATCAACATCAGGATGTTCTTCTTGTACTACTTTTACTCCTTCTGGGGCAGCTACGATACACATTAATTTAATTTGCTTCGCACCGCGCTTTTTCAGAGAGTTAATTGCTTCAGCTGCAGAACCACCTGTTGCTAACATCGGATCAAGTACGATAAAGTCACGTTCTTCTACATCCGTTGGAAGTTTCACATAGTATTCTACCGGTTGCAATGTTTTTGGGTCACGGTATAAACCAACGTGTCCTACTTTTGCTGCTGGAATTAATTTCAGAATTCCGTCTACCATTCCTAAGCCTGCACGTAAAATTGGAATTAGACCAAGCTTTTTACCAGCGATCACTTTTGTTTTC
Coding sequences within it:
- a CDS encoding DUF4024 domain-containing protein; the protein is MVGLSVTNLHLFRDEKVNFLICIGFMQKNELLLTHRE
- the upp gene encoding uracil phosphoribosyltransferase, with translation MGKLYVFDHPLIQHKITYIRDKNTGTKEFRELVDEVASLMAFEITRDLPLEEIEIETPVSKAKTKVIAGKKLGLIPILRAGLGMVDGILKLIPAAKVGHVGLYRDPKTLQPVEYYVKLPTDVEERDFIVLDPMLATGGSAAEAINSLKKRGAKQIKLMCIVAAPEGVKVVQEEHPDVDIYVAALDEKLNDHGYVVPGLGDAGDRLFGTK
- a CDS encoding AtpZ/AtpI family protein, translated to MQKNDRNPVKAYALMSGILAQLVGSILVGIFGGQWIDSKVGTFPLFLIVGLLLGLGTGIYAMIRLIRHYYSGEQ
- a CDS encoding ATP synthase subunit I, with the protein product MIDVHGLVQRQKKYMYYLLALLVLGWGFTSYKDVFLGLIIGTIFSFLSLRIIARRTDKLLDRVTNGENVKFKATAVSTYSRFATIGLLILFAAKYQHLIAMWSLGVGLLTGYLVMIIDFLYLEYKSREER